The following are from one region of the Salvia hispanica cultivar TCC Black 2014 chromosome 1, UniMelb_Shisp_WGS_1.0, whole genome shotgun sequence genome:
- the LOC125202230 gene encoding LIM domain-containing protein WLIM1: MAFAGTTQKCMACEKTVYLVDKLTADNRIFHKACFRCHHCKGTLKLGNYNSFEGVLYCRPHFDQLFKRTGSLDKSFEGTPKVVKPEKPSDFEKPNAAKVSSMFAGTRDKCLACKNTVYPTEKVSVNGTSYHKSCFKCTHGGCTISPSNYIAHEGRLYCKHHHIQLIKEKGNLSQLEGEKNTSGVV, translated from the exons ATGGCATTTGCAGGCACTACCCAGAAATGCATGGCATGTGAGAAGACTGTATATCTTGTAGACAAGCTCACTGCAGACAACAGAATCTTCCACAAGGCTTGCTTTAGATGCCACCACTGCAAAGGCACTCTCAAG CTAGGGAACTACAACTCCTTTGAGGGAGTTCTCTACTGCAGGCCTCACTTTGATCAGCTCTTCAAGAGAACTGGCAGCCTCGACAAAAGCTTCGAAG GCACACCTAAAGTTGTGAAGCCGGAGAAGCCTTCGGATTTTGAG AAACCAAATGCTGCAAAAGTTTCAAGCATGTTTGCTGGGACAAGGGATAAATGCTTGGCCTGCAAGAACACCGTCTACCCGACTGAGAAG GTGTCGGTGAATGGGACGTCGTACCACAAGAGTTGCTTCAAGTGCACCCACGGGGGTTGCACAATTAGCCCCTCGAACTACATAGCTCATGAGGGGCGGCTCTACTGCAAGCACCACCACATCCAACTCATCAAAGAGAAGGGCAACTTGAGCCAGTTGGAAGGTGAGAAGAACACAAGTGGTGTAGTGTAG
- the LOC125199629 gene encoding uncharacterized protein LOC125199629 → MFICGSGSFSNQDEGGDHEAYASPCPTPKRSRRSTSFCRILGRDSGTKNPYADRGLDKFYALLADLDDKKQKIYTQRGSEEISFVRFVYAGDSDVVKPIVVKLKEKNNSPKSVKNFNDQRSFSAAEEAIAPAIEAKREKSMRKKRSLRCKGSLKIEDLKQPHFYFPVMVVLILVFLAIYGRSFAILCTSIGWYLAPTIAGGSGVAAVSSERKPKRKKEYVRGKSEKIAVVNSEGPSSPKSVINGLNRVQLQLQ, encoded by the coding sequence ATGTTCATTTGCGGAAGTGGAAGTTTCAGCAATCAAGATGAAGGCGGCGATCACGAAGCCTACGCCAGCCCCTGCCCCACGCCGAAGCGCTCGCGCCGGAGCACCAGCTTCTGCCGAATTTTGGGGAGAGACAGCGGCACCAAAAATCCCTACGCAGACCGAGGCCTCGACAAATTCTACGCGCTCCTAGCAGATCTCGACGATAAGAAGCAGAAGATCTACACGCAGAGAGGATCCGAAGAGATCTCCTTCGTCCGATTCGTCTACGCCGGCGATTCCGACGTCGTTAAGCCGATCGTCGTCAAGCTCAAGGAGAAGAATAATTCGCCTAAATCGGTGAAGAATTTCAACGACCAGCGCAGTTTCAGCGCCGCGGAGGAGGCGATTGCGCCGGCGATTGAGgcgaagagagagaaatcgatgaggaagaagagatcGCTGAGGTGCAAGGGGAGTTTGAAAATTGAGGATCTGAAACAGCCTCATTTCTATTTCCCGGTGATGGTGGTGCTGATTCTGGTGTTTCTCGCTATCTACGGCCGGTCGTTTGCGATACTGTGCACGTCGATCGGGTGGTATTTGGCTCCGACGATCGCCGGAGGGAGCGGCGTGGCGGCGGTTTCTAGTGAGAGGAAAccgaagaggaagaaggagTATGTGAGGGGGAAGAGTGAGAAGATAGCGGTTGTGAATAGTGAAGGTCCTTCTTCGCCGAAAAGCGTGATCAATGGACTGAATCGAGTTCAACTTCAATTGCAGTAA
- the LOC125215635 gene encoding uncharacterized protein LOC125215635, whose translation MGCFACFDGGSKQRRREEDRLASEEARAKAAEAAQKRQEQFEQSAAGRAAKAQIAAAAKQNANTNKGEPVLKWQMG comes from the exons ATGGGTTGCTTCGCTTGTTTCGATGGCGGAAGCAAGCAGCGTCGACGCGAAGAGGATCGTTTAGCCTCCGAAGAAGCCCGCGCCAAAGCCGCCGAAGCTGCCCAGAAAAg GCAAGAGCAATTTGAGCAATCAGCAGCAGGAAGAGCTGCAAAAGCGCAGATAGCGGCTGCTGCAAAACAAAACGCAAACACTAACAAAGGCGAACCAGTTCTTAAG TGGCAAATGGGATGA